In Mycobacteriales bacterium, the genomic window GACACCGCTCGGCGCGGCCGACGTCATGCTGGGGCACCTGGCCTGGATCGGGGTGCGGCTGCTCTCGACCTGCACGGTCTACCTCGCCGTGATGGCCGCGTTCGGCGCGGTCCGCTCGCCGCTGGCGCTGCTGGCGGTGCCGGCCGGCGTCCTGACCGGGCTGGCGTTCGCCGCACCGGTCATGGCCTACGCCGCGACCCGCCGCAACGATGCGGGCCTCGCGGCGCTGCTCCGCTTCGTGATCGTGCCGATGTTCCTGTTCTCCGGGGTGTTCTTCCCCGTCACCCAGCTCCCCGCGGTGATCCGTCCGATCGCCTACGCCACGCCGCTGTGGAACGGCGTCGACCTCTGCCGCAGGTTCACCCTCGGTACGGCGACCCCGGGCGCCAGCCTGCTGCACATCGGGTACCTGCTGGTCTGGGTCGTCCTCGGCGTGGCCCTGGCCCGCTGGGCCTACCGCACCAGGCTGGTCCGGTGAGTGGCCCGGCCGGCGGCGGGACCGCCACCCTGCTCGCCCGGATCGCGCCGCTGCCCCCGGTGAGCAGCCGGGCCTGGCTGATGGTCGAGCGCAACCTGATGGTCTACCGGCGGGCCTGGCTGATCATCGTGTCCGGCTTCTTCGAACCCCTGTTCTACCTGTTCTCGGTCGGCGTCGGCATCGGAGCCCTGGTCGGGCACGTCACGGTGGCCGGGCACTCGATCGGCTACACCACCTTCGTCGCCCCCGGACTGCTCGCCTCCTCGGCCATGAACGGCGCGGTCTACGACTCGACCAACCTCTTCTTCAAGCTCCACTACGCCAAGCTCTACGACTCGATCCTGTCCACACCGGTCGGCGCCGGCGACGTCGCAGTGGGGGAGATCACCTGGGCCCAGCTGCGCGGGCTGGGCTACTCCGCCGCGTTCCTGATCGTCATGCTGGCGATGGGCCTGGTCGACTCATGGTGGGCGGTGTTCGCCCTGCCGGCGACCGCCGTGATCGGCTTCGCGTTCGGCGCGGTCGGCATGGCCGCGACGTCGTACATGCGCAGCTGGCAGGACTTCGAGTTCGTCCAACTGGCCATCCTGCCCATGTTTCTGTTCGCGACGACCTTCTACCCGCTCTCGACCTACCCCCGGACCCTGCAGATCGTGGTGGAGTGCACGCCGCTCTACCACGGGGTCGAGCTGATCCGGGCGCTCACGACCGGGGTGGGCGTCGGGCCGGGCCTGCTCGGGCACGTCGCCTACCTGATGATCATGGGTCTGGCCGGCCTCGCGGTCACCTCCCGGCGGCTGGAGCGGCTGCTGCTGCGGTGACCGCCGGGGCGGTCCGGGGTGTGACCGGAACGAGACTTGCGCAGTTCGGGTAGTTCCCCGGCAATATCGGCATCCGACGGTACGATCGGACCGCTGTTGACTGACGAGATCTGGCCGCCGGGGGTCCCGCTAATGACACGAAGCTCACTGTCGTTCCTCGGTCGAGACATGGCCGTCGACCTGGGCACCGCCAACACGCTGGTCTATGTCCGGGGCCGCGGTATCGTGCTCAACGAGCCGTCGGTGGTGGCGATCAACACCAACACCGGTGAGATCCTCGCGGTCGGCAGCGAGGCCAAGCGGATGATCGGGCGGACGCCCGGCAACATCGTCGCGGTCCGCCCCCTCAAGGACGGCGTCATCGCCGACTTCGAGACGACCGAGCGGATGCTCCGCTACTTCATCCGCAAGGTGCACCGCCGCCGGCACCTGGTGCGCGGCCCCCGGGTGGTCGTGTGCGTGCCGAGCGGGATCACCGGAGTCGAGCAGCGGGCGGTCAAGGAGTCGACCTACAACGCCGGCGCCAACAAGGTCTTCATCGTCGAGGAGCCGATGGCGGCGGCGATCGGCGCGGGCCTGCCGGTCAGTGAGCCCACCGGCAACATGGTCGTCGACATCGGCGGCGGAACCACCGAGGTCGCGGTCATCTCGCTGGGCGGGATCGTGACCAGCCAGAGCATCCGGGTCGCCGGCGACGAGCTCGACGCGTCGATCATCCAGTACATCAAGAAGGAATACTCGCTCATGCTCGGCGACCGCACCGCCGAGGAGATCAAGATGGCCATCGCCTCGGCGTTCCCCATCGCCGAGGAGCAGCAGGCGGAGATCCGGGGCCGCGACCTGGTCAGCGGACTCCCGAAGACGATCGTGGTGAGCGACGCCGAGATCCGCAAGGCGATCGAAGAGCCGGTCAATTCGATCATCGACGCGGTCAAGACGACGCTCGACAAGTGCCCGCCGGAGCTCGCCGGCGACGTGATGGACCGCGGCATCGTGCTCACCGGCGGGGGCGCGCTGCTGGGCGGGCTCGACGAGCGGCTGCGGCACGAGACGGCGATGCCGATCATCGTCGCCGACAACCCGCTGCATTCGGTCGCGCTGGGTTCGGGTCGGTGCGTGGAGGACTTCGACGCTCTCCGGCAGGTGCTGGTATCCGAGCCGCGGCGCGAGCTGCGGCGCTGACCGCCCGGCGATCTGGTCGGGCGGGCCACATCAACGTGAAGATTCCACGATGAACCGGCCCACCCGTCGACAGCGGCGGGTCACCGTCGTCCTGCTCCTGGTGTGCATCAGCCTGCTCGCGCTCGATTACGGCGGCAACGGGTTGGGCGGGGCGCGCCACGCGACCTCCAGCGCGTTCGGGCCGGTGGAGCGCGGGTTCAACACCGTGGTGATGCCGGTCGGCCGCTTCTTCGCCGGGCTGCCCAAGATCGGCAGCACCACCGCCACGATCGACTCGCTGCGGCGCAAGAACGCCGAGCTGCGCAGCCGCCTGAGCACCAGCTCGCTGGACGGCGCCCGGTCGGCCGAGCTGCGCCGGCTCGGCCTGCTGGTCGGCGCATCGCACTTCACGGCCGTGACCGGCACCGTCCTGGGGCTCGGACCGTCGCTCGGCTACGAGTGGACCGCGCAGATCGATGCGGGCAGCCGTAACGGGGTCAAGGCGGGGATGACCGTGATCAACGCCAATGGGCTCGTCGGGCGGATCAAGATGGTCGGCCCCACCACCAGCACGGTCATCCTGGCCGTCGATCCGGGGTCGTCGGTCGGCGTCCGGGTCGCCCGCACCGGCGAACTCGGAATCGTCACCGGGGCCGGACTCAAGTCGATGTCCTACGTGCCACTCAATCCGGGGTCGACCTTCCGGGTGGGTGACGAACTCGTCACCGGCCCCTACGGCGCGTCGACCTACGCCGCCGGCGTCCCGTTCGGCAAGGTCACCAGGGTGATCCGCGGCGGCACGACGTCGACCCCCACGGCCAAGATCTCCCCGGACGTCGACTTCACCAGCCTCGACGTGGTGGCGGTCGTCCTGGTCGCCCCCCGACCGGTCGCGCGGGTGCCCGTGCCGCCGACGAAGCCGAAGAAGCACCAGCCGTGACCGGCCGCCCGGCCCGGCTGCTGGTCGCCGCGCTGTCGATCGTCCTCGCGCTGGCGCTGCAGACGACGGTCTTCTCCCGCCTGCCGCTACCCGGCGGCACCCCGAGCCTGCTGCTCGTCCTCGTGGTGGCGTGCGCCCTGGTCGGCGGAGTGCCGTGGGGCGTCGGGATGGGCTTCACCATCGGGCTCGCCGCCGACCTGCTCAGCAACCACCCGGCCGGCCTGTTGGCGCTGGTCTTCCTGCTGGTGGGGTGGGCGGTCGGTCTGGTCGAGGCCGACGGGACCCACCTGGTGCTGCGCGGGATCGTCGCGGTCGCGCTCTCGGCGGTCGGGTCGTTCGCGCTCTACGTCGCGCTGCTCGCCCTGATCGGACCCGACCGTGTGCAATGGGCGTCCCAACTGGCCGACCTTCCGACCACGGTTCTCTACGATGTGATCTTGACACCTGTCGTCGTACCACTCGTTGCGATGGTTGAGCGTCGGCTACGGGCGGCGAGCTACCGGTGAGGATCGGTCGATGAAAGACGCCGCGGGGCTTCGGCTTCTTGTGCTGCGGGTGCTGGTGCTGTCGTTGCTGCTGACCCTCGGCGCCCGGTTGTACTACCTGCAGGTGCTCGACAAGAACAAGCTGACCCAGACCGCCAACGCCCAGCACACCCGGCAGATCGTCGTTCCGGCGCCGCGCGGCTCGGTCGTCGACGACGTGGGCCGGCCGTTGATCGACAACCGCACCGCGCTCGTCATCGCCGTCGACCGCAGCGCACTGGATCGTCAGGCCGACGGCGGCAAGGCGGTGCTGGCCCGCCTGGCCGCGCTGATCCACGTTCCGGCGCAGCACCTGTCCCGGCAGGTGACGCCGTGCGCGCCGCACGTTCCGAAGCCCTGCTGGACCGGGTCGCCGTATCAGCCGGTGCCGGTGCTGAACAACGCCTCACCGGCGGCCGTGCTGCACATCTCCGAGCACCGCGAGGACTTCCCCGGCGTGGTCGCCGACGCGCAGGAGGTGCGCCAGTACCCCGCGCACACCGTCGCCGCCCACGAGCTGGGTTACGTCGGGCCGGTCACCCAGGAGGAGCTCGACACCAACGCCGCCGACGGCAAGTCCACACTCAACTCCAGCGATCTGGTCGGCCGCAGCGGTCTCGAGGAGAGCTACGACTCGACGTTGCGCGGCGTGGACGGGATCAAGACCGTGACCGTCAACAACTCCGGTCAGGTCACCGGAACCGCCTCCGCCACCGCCCCCCGGCCCGGCGACACGCTGGTCACCAGCATCGACGCGAAGGTGCAGGCTCTGGCCGACCAGTCGCTCGCCGCGCAGATCAAGAAGAGCCGGGCCACCTTCGACCCCAAGAGCGGGAAGAACTTCGCCGCACCCAGCGGCGCGGCGGTCGTGATGGATCCGCGCACCGGCCGCGTCCTCGCCCTGGCGAGCTACCCGACGTTCGACCCCAACGTCTTCGTCGGCGGAATCAGCCAGAAGGAATTCCAGCAGCTCAGCGGCCCCGACAGCGGCGATCCGATGGTGTCCCGGGCCACCCAGGGTCAGTTCGCCCCCGGGTCGACGTTCAAGCTGTCGACGTCGTCGGCGATCGTCATGGACGGGCAGACGACGCTCAACCAGACCGGCAACTGTCCCCCCAAGCTGCAGGTCGGCAACCAGACCAAGACCAACTACGACAGCGAGAGCATCTCCGGGCCGATCACCCTGGGCCGGGCGCTCGCCTTCTCCTGCGACACGTTCTTCTACCGCTACGCCATCCAGGCGTGGTACGCCGACCAGAACCAGGCGCTGGCCGGTAAGAAGCCGGCGGAGAACCTGCAGAACATGGCCCGCGACTTCGGATTCGGCAGCAAGCCCGGCATCGACCTTCCCGGGGGACAGCAGACGGCCGGGCAGATCGTCGGCCGCGCCTTCCTCAAGCAGCGGTGGGAGGCCAACAAGGCGCAGTACTGCGGCAACGCCAAGAAGGGCTACCCGCAGGTCAGCGACCCGACCCGGCGCGCGTTCCTGACCTTGCTCGCGAAGGAGAACTGCTCCGACGGCTGGCGTTACAACATCGGTGAGGCCGCCGACCTCGCCATCGGTCAGGGCGAGACCACCGTGAGCCCGCTGCAGCTGGCCACCGCCTACAGCGCGATGGCCAACGGCGGAACGCTCTTCCAGCCGACCATCGGCAAGGCGATCGTCAACTCCCACGGCAAGGTCGTCAAGCGGATCACCCCGCAGGTGCGCCGTAAGGTGCCGGTGCGCAAGGACGTGCTCAACTACATCAAGAACTCCCTGAAGTTCGGCAAGGGCCTGGCCTCTGGCGAGATCGCGTTCGGCGGCTTCCCGTTCGCGAAGGACTCCATCGGAGGCAAGACCGGCACCGCGGAGGTCTTCGGCAAGCAGGACACCTCCTGGTTCGCCTCCTGGTCGCCCACCAAGGATCCGAAGTTCGTCGTCGTCGGGATGATCGAGCAGGCCGGCCTCGGGTCCGGCGCCGCGGCGCCGATGGTGCGCAAGATCTACGACGGTATCTACGGTCTGACCGGACGCAAGCACACCCCGGTCATCGCGGGCAGCGAGCCTCCCTCGGCGCTGCCGAAGATCGCGCCCTACGCGCAGTCCGTTCCCCCCGGCGACATCGTCGGGTCCGGCGACGCGGCGACGCCGACGGCGACCCCGGCCGCGGACCGCCAGGTCCGACCAATGCCCTGGTCGCCGGACACGATCCTCGCGCTGCCGCCGCTGCGCTCCACCCTCCGGCGGTCCGGCCGACGAGCCCGACGCCGCGGACCACCTCGACGGGCGAGAGGGGCGCCGCCATGGTCCAGCTGATCCGGTCGTCACCCTCGCGCGGGCTGCGGTCGCTCTCGGAGCCGGTACGCCGTGAGCCGACCTGGCACCGGGTCGACTGGGTGCTGGCCGGCACCTCCATCGTGCTCGCGCTGCTCGGCGGGGTCCTGATCTGGGCGGCCACCCGCCAGCACCAGATCGACCTGCACGCCGACCCGCAGTACTACCTGAAGAAGCACCTCATCAACCTCGCCATCGGGTTGCTCATCGGCGGCGTCGTCGCGGTGGTCGACTATCGCGCACTGCGCACCTATGCGCCGATCGTCTACGTGCTGTCGTGCATCGGCCTGGTCGCCGTGCTCGCGGTCGGTTCCACGGTCAACGGTGCCCACTCCTGGATCCTGCTGCCGGCCGGTTTCGCCATCCAGCCGTCGGAGTTCGCTAAAGTCGCGCTCATCGTCGGGATGGCGATGCTGCTGACCGAACGCCGGGAGCGGGAAAATCGGCGCCCGGTCGCCGACGTGCCCCTGCTGCTGGCGCTGGCCGCCGTACCGATGGCGCTGATCATGCTGCAGCCGGACGTGGGCACCGTGATGGTCTTCGTCTTCACGATCCTCGGTGTGCTATCTGTGGCCGGCGTCTCGTGGAAGTGGATCCTGGGGCTGATCGCCCTCGGCGCGCTGGTGGCCTACGCCGCCGTCGCCCTGCACCTGCTCAAGAGCTACCAACTCGACCGGTTCCGCTCCTTCGCCAACCCCAACGTCAGCAACGCCGCGACCTACAACGTCACCCAGGCACGGATCGCGATCGGATCGGGCGGGTTGACCGGCAGCGGGCTCTTCCACGGCTCGCAGACCAACGGCCGCTTCGTGCCGGAGCAGCAGACCGACTTCATCTTCACCGTCGCCGGTGAGGAACTCGGCCTGCTCGGCGCCGGGGGCATCATCGTGCTGTTCGGGATCATGATGTGGCGGGCCCTGCGCATCGCCGGGCGCTCGCCCGACCCGTTCGGCCGGCTGGTCGCGGTCGGGGTCGTCGCCTGGTTCTCGTTCCAGATCTTCGTGAACATCGGGATGACCCTCGGCATCATGCCGGTGACGGGTCTGCCGCTGCCGTTCATGTCCTACGGCGGATCGTCGATGTTCGCGAGCTTCCTGGCGGTCGGCCTGCTCGAGAACGTGCACATGCGCACCCAGGAGACCGGGCGGGTCCGCGCCGCGCTCTGACCCCCAATCCCTTGATCAAGAGGGGATTCGTACGGCGTTTCGCACCTGAATCCCCTCTTGATCAAGATGGGGCCGCACCACGTATGCTGAAATGACCGTGGCGTTGATCCGGCCATCACCGGTGAGCCTCCGGAAGAACGGGCGCCGCTGAGCGAGCGGCGCCTCAGTAGAACCGGGCGGGTCCGGCCCGTCATAGCCGGCGACGAGCGGGCGATCGGCCTCCGGGCGGATCGCCAAGCGGGGTGGTACCGCGGGGCCCGTGCCTCGTCCCTGCACTGTGGTGGAGGTGACGAGGAAGGGAGCGAGCGGTGGCATACCCCTTGGACGGCTCGGGTCGCGACGTCGAGCCGTCGCCGTCATTCCCCGGTCTCGAGGAGCGGATCCTCGACTTCTGGGAGCGCGACGGCACCTTCCGCGCCTCGATCGCCAACCGGCCGGCGGGGGAGAACGGCAGCAACGAGTTCGTCTTCTACGACGGACCGCCGTTCGCCAACGGGGTCCCGCACTACGGGCACCTGCTGACCGGCTACGTCAAGGATCTCGTCCCGCGCTACCAGACCATGCGCGGCCGGCGCGTGGAGCGTCGGTTCGGCTGGGACTGCCACGGGCTGCCCGCCGAGATGCAGGCCGAGCACGAACTCGGCATCACCACCAAGCGCCAGATCCTCGAGATCGGCATCGCGAAGTTCAACGACACCTGCCGGCGCTCGGTGCTGCGCTACACCAAGGAGTGGGAGCGGTACGTCACCCGGCAGGCGCGCTGGGTCGACTTCGACAACGACTACAAGACCCTCGACCTGGGCTACATGGAGAGCGTCCTGTGGGGGTTCAAACGCCTGTGGGACAAGGGTCTGGTCTACGAGGGCTTCCGCGTCCTGCCCTACTGCTGGCGGTGCGAGACTCCGCTGTCCAACCACGAGCTGCGGATGGACGACGACGTCTACCGGCCACGGGCGGACCCGGCGGTGACGGTGTGGTTCGAGCTGGACAGCGGCGAGCGGCTGCTCGTCTGGACAACCACGCCGTGGACACTGCCGAGCAACCTTGCCGTCGCCGTCGCACCGGACGTGTCCTACGCCGTCATGGAGCGCGACGGCGAGCGCTACGTGCTGGCCGAGGACCGGCTGCCGGCGTACTCCCGCGAGTTCGGCGAGGACACCGACGCGCAGCGGGTCGCAACGCTGACGGGCAGCGAGTTGGTCGGTCGCCGCTACCGGCCGATGTTCGACTTCCTTGCCGACACCGACAACGCCTTCCAGGTGCTTGCCGGTGACTTCGTCACGGTCGAAGACGGCACCGGCGCGGTGCACATGGCGCCGGCCTACGGCGAAGACGACCAGAACCTCTGCGCGGCGGCCGGGATCCCGGTCGTGCTCACCGTCGACGACCGAGCCCACTTCACCGACGTCGTTCCCGACTACGCCGGCATGCACGTCTTCGACGCCAACCCGCGCATCATCGCCGACCTGAAGGCCCGCGGGATGCTGGTGCGGCACGAGACCTACGAGCACAGCTACCCGCACTGCTGGCGCTGCGACACCCCGCTGGTCTACAAGGCGCTGTCGTCGTGGTTCGTGTCGGTCACGTCGTTCCGCGACCGGATGGTCGAGCTCAACAAGCAGATCGACTGGGTGCCCGAGCACATCCGCGACGGTCTCTTCGGCAAATGGCTGGAGAACGCCCGGGACTGGTCGATCTCGCGCAACCGCTTCTGGGGCAACCCGTTGCCGGTGTGGCGCAGCGACGACCCGGCGTACCCGAGGATCGACGTCTACGGGTCGCTGGCGGAGATGGAGCGGGACTTCGGGGTGCGCCCGACCGATCTGCACCGACCGGCGATCGACGAGCTGACCCGGCCCAACCCGGACGACCCGTCCGGCCGGTCCACGATGCGCCGGGTCCCGGAGGTGCTCGACGTGTGGTTCGACTCCGGGTCGATGCCGTACGCGCAGGTGCACCACCCGTTCGAGAACGCCGAATGGTTCGAAGACCACTACCCGGGCGACTTCATCGTCGAGTACTTCGCGCAGAGCCGCGGCTGGTTCTACACGTTGCACGTGTTGGCGACCGCGATCTTCGACCGGCCGGCATTCGCCACGTGCGTGACGCACGGGATCGTTCTCGGCGACGACGGCCAGAAGATGTCCAAGAGCCTGGGCAACTTTCCCGACGTCTACGAGATGTTCGACCGCTACGGCGCCGACGCCATGCGGTGGTTCCTGATGGCCTCACCGATCCTGCGCGGAGGCGACCTCGTCGTCACCGAGCAGGGGATCCGCGACGCCGCCCGCCAGGTGATGCTGCCGCTCTGGAACGCGTACTACTTCCTCACGCTCTATGCCAACGCCGACAACTACCAGGCCACCTGGCGCGCCGATTCCACGCAGGTCCTCGACCGCTACATCGTGGCGAAGCTGCACGACCTGGTCGCCGACCTCACGACCCGGCTCGACCGCTACGACATCGCCGGGGCGTGTGCAGCGGTGCGCAGCTTCCTCGACGTGTTGACCAACTGGTACGTACGCCGTAGCCGGAGCCGTTTCTGGGGCTCGGACCGGGACGCCTTCGACACCCTCTTCACCACTCTCGAGGTGCTGACCCGGGTCGCCGCGCCGCTGCTGCCGATGGAGACCGAGGAGGTGCACCGCGGGCTCACCGGCCGGCGCAGCGTGCACCTCACCGACTGGCCGGACGCCGGCGGGCTGCCCGCCGACCCCGGCCTGGTGAGCTCGATGGACGCCGTCCGCGACGTGTGCTCTGCGGCGTTGTCAGTGCGCAAGTCGCTCGGACTGCG contains:
- a CDS encoding ABC transporter permease, with product MSGPAGGGTATLLARIAPLPPVSSRAWLMVERNLMVYRRAWLIIVSGFFEPLFYLFSVGVGIGALVGHVTVAGHSIGYTTFVAPGLLASSAMNGAVYDSTNLFFKLHYAKLYDSILSTPVGAGDVAVGEITWAQLRGLGYSAAFLIVMLAMGLVDSWWAVFALPATAVIGFAFGAVGMAATSYMRSWQDFEFVQLAILPMFLFATTFYPLSTYPRTLQIVVECTPLYHGVELIRALTTGVGVGPGLLGHVAYLMIMGLAGLAVTSRRLERLLLR
- the mreC gene encoding rod shape-determining protein MreC, which gives rise to MNRPTRRQRRVTVVLLLVCISLLALDYGGNGLGGARHATSSAFGPVERGFNTVVMPVGRFFAGLPKIGSTTATIDSLRRKNAELRSRLSTSSLDGARSAELRRLGLLVGASHFTAVTGTVLGLGPSLGYEWTAQIDAGSRNGVKAGMTVINANGLVGRIKMVGPTTSTVILAVDPGSSVGVRVARTGELGIVTGAGLKSMSYVPLNPGSTFRVGDELVTGPYGASTYAAGVPFGKVTRVIRGGTTSTPTAKISPDVDFTSLDVVAVVLVAPRPVARVPVPPTKPKKHQP
- the mrdA gene encoding penicillin-binding protein 2, encoding MKDAAGLRLLVLRVLVLSLLLTLGARLYYLQVLDKNKLTQTANAQHTRQIVVPAPRGSVVDDVGRPLIDNRTALVIAVDRSALDRQADGGKAVLARLAALIHVPAQHLSRQVTPCAPHVPKPCWTGSPYQPVPVLNNASPAAVLHISEHREDFPGVVADAQEVRQYPAHTVAAHELGYVGPVTQEELDTNAADGKSTLNSSDLVGRSGLEESYDSTLRGVDGIKTVTVNNSGQVTGTASATAPRPGDTLVTSIDAKVQALADQSLAAQIKKSRATFDPKSGKNFAAPSGAAVVMDPRTGRVLALASYPTFDPNVFVGGISQKEFQQLSGPDSGDPMVSRATQGQFAPGSTFKLSTSSAIVMDGQTTLNQTGNCPPKLQVGNQTKTNYDSESISGPITLGRALAFSCDTFFYRYAIQAWYADQNQALAGKKPAENLQNMARDFGFGSKPGIDLPGGQQTAGQIVGRAFLKQRWEANKAQYCGNAKKGYPQVSDPTRRAFLTLLAKENCSDGWRYNIGEAADLAIGQGETTVSPLQLATAYSAMANGGTLFQPTIGKAIVNSHGKVVKRITPQVRRKVPVRKDVLNYIKNSLKFGKGLASGEIAFGGFPFAKDSIGGKTGTAEVFGKQDTSWFASWSPTKDPKFVVVGMIEQAGLGSGAAAPMVRKIYDGIYGLTGRKHTPVIAGSEPPSALPKIAPYAQSVPPGDIVGSGDAATPTATPAADRQVRPMPWSPDTILALPPLRSTLRRSGRRARRRGPPRRARGAPPWSS
- a CDS encoding ABC transporter permease, giving the protein MSTTFAFRSMRHWAYQYKRAWRGSVVSSVISPVLFLAAMGVGLGTLVNHHSGSSASLGGVSYIDFIAPGLLAATAMQTATGESTYPVMDAVTWGKTYFAMMATPLGAADVMLGHLAWIGVRLLSTCTVYLAVMAAFGAVRSPLALLAVPAGVLTGLAFAAPVMAYAATRRNDAGLAALLRFVIVPMFLFSGVFFPVTQLPAVIRPIAYATPLWNGVDLCRRFTLGTATPGASLLHIGYLLVWVVLGVALARWAYRTRLVR
- the ileS gene encoding isoleucine--tRNA ligase, giving the protein MAYPLDGSGRDVEPSPSFPGLEERILDFWERDGTFRASIANRPAGENGSNEFVFYDGPPFANGVPHYGHLLTGYVKDLVPRYQTMRGRRVERRFGWDCHGLPAEMQAEHELGITTKRQILEIGIAKFNDTCRRSVLRYTKEWERYVTRQARWVDFDNDYKTLDLGYMESVLWGFKRLWDKGLVYEGFRVLPYCWRCETPLSNHELRMDDDVYRPRADPAVTVWFELDSGERLLVWTTTPWTLPSNLAVAVAPDVSYAVMERDGERYVLAEDRLPAYSREFGEDTDAQRVATLTGSELVGRRYRPMFDFLADTDNAFQVLAGDFVTVEDGTGAVHMAPAYGEDDQNLCAAAGIPVVLTVDDRAHFTDVVPDYAGMHVFDANPRIIADLKARGMLVRHETYEHSYPHCWRCDTPLVYKALSSWFVSVTSFRDRMVELNKQIDWVPEHIRDGLFGKWLENARDWSISRNRFWGNPLPVWRSDDPAYPRIDVYGSLAEMERDFGVRPTDLHRPAIDELTRPNPDDPSGRSTMRRVPEVLDVWFDSGSMPYAQVHHPFENAEWFEDHYPGDFIVEYFAQSRGWFYTLHVLATAIFDRPAFATCVTHGIVLGDDGQKMSKSLGNFPDVYEMFDRYGADAMRWFLMASPILRGGDLVVTEQGIRDAARQVMLPLWNAYYFLTLYANADNYQATWRADSTQVLDRYIVAKLHDLVADLTTRLDRYDIAGACAAVRSFLDVLTNWYVRRSRSRFWGSDRDAFDTLFTTLEVLTRVAAPLLPMETEEVHRGLTGRRSVHLTDWPDAGGLPADPGLVSSMDAVRDVCSAALSVRKSLGLRVRQPLASLTVAGPDAQSLAPYTDLIADEVNVKEVRLSADVDALCTRVLALVPRALGPRLGRDVQRVIGAVRSGDWSEIDGVVTAGGVPLQEGEYIVRLEPASGQAAAALPGRAGVVLLDTEIGPELAAEGVARDVVRAVQAARRTAGLDVSDRIELTIEASPAVQAAVEAHRAFVTAETLATGITFGPVADGAPTTEVGDGESVRVAVTRA
- the mreD gene encoding rod shape-determining protein MreD; amino-acid sequence: MTGRPARLLVAALSIVLALALQTTVFSRLPLPGGTPSLLLVLVVACALVGGVPWGVGMGFTIGLAADLLSNHPAGLLALVFLLVGWAVGLVEADGTHLVLRGIVAVALSAVGSFALYVALLALIGPDRVQWASQLADLPTTVLYDVILTPVVVPLVAMVERRLRAASYR
- a CDS encoding rod shape-determining protein, translating into MSFLGRDMAVDLGTANTLVYVRGRGIVLNEPSVVAINTNTGEILAVGSEAKRMIGRTPGNIVAVRPLKDGVIADFETTERMLRYFIRKVHRRRHLVRGPRVVVCVPSGITGVEQRAVKESTYNAGANKVFIVEEPMAAAIGAGLPVSEPTGNMVVDIGGGTTEVAVISLGGIVTSQSIRVAGDELDASIIQYIKKEYSLMLGDRTAEEIKMAIASAFPIAEEQQAEIRGRDLVSGLPKTIVVSDAEIRKAIEEPVNSIIDAVKTTLDKCPPELAGDVMDRGIVLTGGGALLGGLDERLRHETAMPIIVADNPLHSVALGSGRCVEDFDALRQVLVSEPRRELRR
- the rodA gene encoding rod shape-determining protein RodA → MVQLIRSSPSRGLRSLSEPVRREPTWHRVDWVLAGTSIVLALLGGVLIWAATRQHQIDLHADPQYYLKKHLINLAIGLLIGGVVAVVDYRALRTYAPIVYVLSCIGLVAVLAVGSTVNGAHSWILLPAGFAIQPSEFAKVALIVGMAMLLTERRERENRRPVADVPLLLALAAVPMALIMLQPDVGTVMVFVFTILGVLSVAGVSWKWILGLIALGALVAYAAVALHLLKSYQLDRFRSFANPNVSNAATYNVTQARIAIGSGGLTGSGLFHGSQTNGRFVPEQQTDFIFTVAGEELGLLGAGGIIVLFGIMMWRALRIAGRSPDPFGRLVAVGVVAWFSFQIFVNIGMTLGIMPVTGLPLPFMSYGGSSMFASFLAVGLLENVHMRTQETGRVRAAL